DNA from Gottschalkia purinilytica:
AAGTTTGCTACTGAATTAGCGAAAATAGGGGTAACTACAATAAGTGGAATGGCAAAAGGTGTAGATACTGATGTTCATAGAAGTACGATAAAATCAAATGGAAGAACTATAGCTGTTTTAGGAAGCGGTCTTGACGTAATATATCCAAAATCGAATAAAAATTTATATGAAGAGATAATATATAATGGATGTGTTATGTCAGAGTTTCCTTTAGGTACTCAACCTTTCGCTTATAATTTTCCTCAAAGAAATAGAATAGTAAGTGGGTTATCTTTAGGAGTAGTAGTTATAGAAGCAGGAGAAAAAAGTGGATCTTTAATTACAGCACAACATGCATTGGAACAGGGTAAAGATGTATTTGCATTACCTGGAAATATAAATAGTATTTATAGTATTGGAACGAACAAGTTAATAAAAGATGGTGCAAAGTTACTTCTAAGTTTAGATGATATAATTGAAGAAATTATTGAATTGAAAGATATAAGTAAGAAAATAAATGTAGATAATAGGAACATAATTGATTATGAAGAATTAAGTGAAAAAGAAGTGCAAATTTTTAAATGTATACAAGAAGGAACTATTCATCTAGATATGATATCATATAAAACGGGAATAAATATATCTAGTGTAACTAGTATACTTACAATATTAGAAATAAAAGGTATAATAAAACAATTGCCTGGTAAGCTATTTTCAGTTAAATAGCAACATAATAGACTAATATCTATGTTTTTGATATAATAACAAACATTATGATTCGGAGGTGAATTATATGGCAAAATCTTTAGTTATAGTCGAGTCACCGGCAAAAGCAAAGACGATATCAAAGTTTTTAGGAAGAAATTATAAAGTAAAGGCGTCTGTAGGACATGTAAGAGATTTACCTAAAAGTAAATTAGGTATTAATATAGATGAATATTTTGAGCCAGAATATATTACTATCAGAGGGAAAGGTCCTGTAATAAAAGAACTCAAAAGTGAAGCAAAGAAGGTAGATAAAGTATTCTTAGCAACTGACCCTGATAGAGAAGGTGAAGCTATATCTTGGCATTTAGCTAATATATTGCAAATAGATGATAGTGAGCAAGTTAGGATAGAATTCAATGAAATAACAAAAAATGCAATACAAAATGCTATTAAGAAACCTAGAAAGATAAATAAAGATTTAGTTGATGCACAACAAGCTAGAAGAGTATTAGACAGATTAGTTGGTTATAAAATAAGTCCTCTATTATGGAAAAAGGTAAAAAAAGGACTAAGTGCAGGTAGGGTGCAATCTATAGCAACTAAATTAGTATGTGATAGAGAAAAAGAGATAGAACAGTTTGAGCCAAAAGAATACTGGACTATAGATGCAACTTTATCAAAGGGTAAAAGTAAATATGTTGCTTCCTTTTATGGTAAAAAAACAAATAACAAAGAAGAAAAAGTTGAACTTAGTACAAAAGAACAAGTAGACGATATTATATCTTTAGTTTCAAAGGAAAAGTTTATAGTAGAAGATGTTAAGAAAGGTAAGAGAAAAAGAAATCCTTATTTACCTTATACTACGAGTAGTTTGCAACAAGATGCTCATAAAAGAATAGGATTCTCTACTAAAAAAACTATGATAATAGCTCAACAATTATATGAAGGTATAGATGTAAAAGGAGAAGGAAGTATTGGTCTTATATCATATATAAGAACAGATTCAACAAGAATATCAGAGGAAGCTATAAAGAATGTAAAAGAATTTGTAAATAATGAATATGGAAAAGAATATGTTTCAACAGAAAAAAGAAAATCAAAGAAAAAAGATATACAAGATGCACATGAGGCTATAAGACCTACATCTGTGTTTAGAACACCAGAATCCATAAAAGAATCTTTAAGTAAAGATCAATATAAGCTTTATAAACTTATTTGGGATAGATTTGTAGCTAGTCAAATGAGTCCAGCATTATATGAAACTTTAACTATAAAAATTAGCGCAGGTGACTATATATTTAAATGCAGTGGATCAAAAATAGTTTTCGAAGGGTTTTTAAAGGTTTATAATATTACTGATGAGGATAAAGATATTATTCTACCAGATCTTAAGGTTGGAGAAGAATCAAAATTAATAAAATTAGATCCAAAACAACATTTTACACAGCCGCCACCGAGATATACAGAGGCATCATTAGTAAAGACATTAGAAGAATTAGGAATAGGAAGACCTAGTACATATGCTCCTACTATAAGCACTATACTGAGTAGGGGATATGTAGTACTTGAAAAAAAGAGCTTTGTTCCTACTGAATTGGGTAGTTTGGTAACAGATTTATTAATAGATTATTTTAAAAACATTATAAATGAAGAGTTTACTGCTGATATGGAAGAGAGTCTAGACAAAATAGAAGAAGGTGAACTAGAGTGGAAAAAAGTTATTGAAAGTTTTTACAATAACTTTAAAAAAGATTTAGAAATTGCAGAAAATGAGATAAGTAAAATAGAAATAAAAGAAGAAGAAACAGATGTCTTATGTGAGAAATGCGGAAGAAATATGGTGGTGAAACTAGGGAGGTACGGAAAATTTTTAGCTTGTCCAGGATATCCAGAATGTAAAAATGCAAAACCATTTGTAGAAGACTTAGGAATAGATTGTCCTAAATGTGATGGTAAAATAGTAGAGAGAAGATCTAAAAAAGGAAGAAAGTTTTTTGGATGTAGTAATTATCCTGAATGTGATTTTGTATCTTGGGATAAACCTATAGATGAAAAATGTCCTAAATGCAATAATTTGCTTATGGAGAAAAACACCAAAAAGGGTAAGACGATTAAGTGTATAAATAATGAATGTGATTATAAAAAACAAACAGATTAAAATAAGTAGTCATATTTAGAGGGTATATTATAGTAATAATTAATGTATAGAAACAATCATTATGATTTCTACAGATTTATTTTAGGAGAGTGGATGTGATGTTGAAAGGAACTACTATTATTGCAGTTAAAAAAGGTGAAAGGACTGCTATAGCCGGTGATGGACAAGTTACATTTGGAGATAAGACGGTTATGAAACATTCAGCTAAAAAAGTAAGAAAGATATATAATGATAAGGTTGTAATTGGATTTGCGGGATCTGTTTCAGATGCTCTTACTCTTGCAGAAATGCTAGAAGAAAAACTAGAGCAAAATGGTGGAAACTTGAAAAGAGCTTCTGTAGAACTTGCTAGAGAATGGCGAAGAGATAAAGTAATGGCGAAGTTAGAAGCAATGTTAATAGCATCAGATAAGGAAAACCTTTTAGTTATATCTGGAACAGGAGAAGTTATTGAGCCTGATGACGGAGTAGTTGCTATAGGATCAGGTGGTAGCTATGCTTTAGCTGCTGGAAAAGCACTTATAATGTACTCTGATTTGGATATAAGTGATATAGCTAAAGAAGCTTTATTAATTGCTTCTTCTATATGTGTATATACAAATAATAATATCTCCATTGAAGAGTTGTAAAAGGAGTGTAAAATAATATGAAAGAGTTAACACCAAAACAAATTGTATCTGAGTTAGATAAGTATATAATAGGTCAGAAAAACGCTAAGAAATCAGTTGCAATAGCACTAAGAAATAGATATAGAAGAAGTCTTTTAGATGAGGAATTTCAAGAAGAAGTTAAACCTAAAAATATACTAATGGTTGGACCAACCGGAGTAGGTAAAACTGAAATAGCTAGAAGACTCTCCAAACTAGTAAAAGCTCCATTTGTAAAAATAGAAGCTACAAAATTTACTGAGGTTGGATATGTAGGTAGAGATGTTGATTCTATGATAAGAGATTTAGTTGAAATTTCTATTAGAATGATCAAAACAGAAAAAATAGAGGAAGTTTATGATAAAGCTAGAAAATTAGCAGATGATAAAATAGTTGAAATTTTGATTCCAAGTTCTCCTAAAAAGAATAATTTCAATAATCCGCTAGAAGCTTTTTTTAGTAGTAGTTTAAATAATTCTGAGGATAATACAGAAGATACTAATAATTTTAATATTCAACAGCAAAGAAAAGAGTTTAAGGAAAGACTTCTAAATAACGAATTAGACAATCAAATAATAGAAATCGAAGTTGAGGAAAATAGAAATAATGCTATGGATATGTTAGGTGGAGCAGGACTAGAAGAATTAAATATAAACTTTAATGACTTATTTGGAGGATTAATACCAACTAAACTTAAAAAGAGAAAGGTAACTATAAAAGAAGCAAGAAAAATAATAGCAGATCAAGAAGCTCAAAAGTTAATTGATATGGATGATGTAACAACACTGGGTATAAAAAGAGCAGAAGAACATGGTATTATATTCATAGATGAAATAGATAAAATTGCTGTAAAAGGATCAAGTTCAGGACCAGATGTTTCTAGAGAAGGAGTACAGAGAGATATTCTTCCTATAGTAGAAGGATGTACTGTTATGACTAAATATGGTCCTGTTAGAACAGATCATGTATTATTTATTGCAGCAGGTGCATTTCATGTTGCTAAAACTACTGATTTAATACCAGAAATACAAGGTAGATTTCCAATAAGAGTTGTTCTTGAGAACTTAACAGAAGAGAACTTTAAGGAGATATTAGTTAAGCCTCAAAATGCTCTTACAAAACAGTATGAATTATTACTACGAACTGAAGGTATAAACATAAAATTTAGTGATAACTCATTAGATGAAATAGCCAAAATTGCATTCATACTAAATCAAGAAAGTGAGAATATAGGTGCTAGAAGACTTCATACTTTATTAGAACAATTATTAGAGGATATATCGTTTGAAGCACCAGATATTGAAAATAAAGATATAATTATAGATGAAAATTACGTAAGACAAAAGTTAAATCCGAATATACAAGGGAAAGATGTATCAAAATACATCATATAGAGGAGGATAAACATGGGAGAAAGCTTACTCCAAAAAACAAGAAGATTAAATAAAATTCTACAAAACTCAGGATCAGAACCTGTATCTTTTGAGGAACTAAGTAATACTCTTAGTGAAATACTAGAGGCTAATGTATATATATCAAATATAAAAGGAAAAGTTTTAGGATTTGCATTACATGAAGGATTTGATTGTGGAATACTTCAAAGCGAAATAGTTAAAGAAAAAAGATTTCCTAAAGAGTATCATGATGAGTTGTTAAAAGTTTCAGAAACTAGTGAGAATATACAAGAAATTTCTGAATGTGTATTTGATCAAATATCACAATGTCCATATCCAAATAAAATAGCTACAGTAATACCTATAAGAAGTGGTGGAACTAGACTAGGAACTTTAGTATTAGCCAGATTTGGAAGAGAATTCACAGAAGATGATCTGGTCTTAGCTGAATATAGTGCTACAGTCGTAGGCATGGAAATACTAAGAGCTAAGAATGAAGCCATAGAAGAAGAAGCTAGAAAAAAAGCTGTTATTCAAATGGCAATAGGAACACTATCATATTCAGAACTAGAAGCCGTAGAACATATATTTAAAGAATTAGATGGAAATGAAGGATTATTAGTAGCTAGTAAAATTGCAGATAGAGTGGGTATAACAAGATCGGTTATAGTAAATGCATTAAGAAAGTTTGAAAGTGCAGGACTTATAGAGTCAAGATCGTTAGGAATGAAAGGGACACATATAAAAGTATTAAATAATAGGCTATTAGATGAATTAAAAAATTTAAATTAAAGAAAGTATATAGAAAAACGACAAAACATTTTATGTTTTGTCGTTTTTCTATGTAAAAAAGCTCAGTTTTTGTTAGGACTCATGTACTAAATGTGGTAAAAAGAAAAAAATATAGAGGATTCTGACAGGAAACGTAGAAAATAAAGCTTTAAAGAAAATTATAACAAAACATGAAAAGCAATACATATAATTTAAAATTTTTCTTATCAGTAAATTACTTATGGTATATATACCATATGATAAGTGACAATTAATATTTATTTATGGAGGTGATAAAGTGCTAAGTAAAATCTATGGTCAGACAAATATTTTAAAAGCAGCACTAGATGGTTCGTCAGCAAAAGATAAAGCAATAGCAAACAATATGTCTAATGTAAATACACCAGGATATAAACGGTTAGATGTAGATTTTGAAGGACAGTTAAAAAAAATACTAACTACAGAAGGAAAATTACAACTACAGAAAACTCATCAAGGTCACATAGGAGATAATAATAGTATAGAAAATTTTAATCCTAATACTCAACAATATAAAAATATATCTGTTAAAAGAGATAAAAATGGAGTAAACATGGATGTAGAAATGGCTGAAATGGCAAAAAACACAATAATGTATAATGCTCTAATTACACAGATATCGAGAAAGTTTAATTCAATAAAAACAGTTATAAGTGAGGGAGGAAAGTAGTGTGGGAATGTTTAGTTCAATTAACATAAGTGCTTCTGGGCTAACTGCAGAAAGAACAAGAATGGATGTAATATCTAAAAATATAGCAAATGCTAACACAACTAGGACAAGTAGTGGAAAGCCATATAGAAGACAAATGCCTTTATTTAAAGAAAGAGAAGGAGAATCTTTTTCATCATATTTATCAAAAGAATCTGATAAATTATTTAACAAAAACGGAGTAAAAGTATCTGGAATAATTGAAGATAAAACTCCATTTAAAAAGGTATATGATCCAGGACATCCAGACGCAGATCAAAATGGATATGTTGAAATGCCAAATGTAGATATAGTTACTGAAATGGTAGATATGATAACAGCTACTAGAGCATATGAAGCTAATATGACAGCAATAAATTCAGCAAAATCTATGGCAATGAAAGCTTTAGAAATAGGTAGATAAGGAGGAAAATAATGAAAGTAAATAATATAATTAATGATTTTGGAAACATAAATTCTAAGTCTAATGTAACACAAGGCAATACAGATATTAATTTTAGCGATTATCTAAAACAAGCTTTAGATAAAGTAAATGATTTACAATTAGAAGCAGATAATCAGAACCTACTTTTAGCTACAGGTCAAGTTGAAAACATACATGATGTAACTATAGCATCAGAAAAAGCTAAAATAGCATTGGATTTGACTATGGCTGTAAGAAATAAAGTTGTAGATGCTTATAGAGAAATAATGAGAATGCAAATCTAACAGTTAAATGCAGTAGAGGTGAGGTGATTGAGTGGGGGAGACATTTGAACGAATCAGAAACCAGCTAAATGAATTTTGGCAAGGGCTTGATAAAAGCAAGAAAATTAAACTAGGAGTAGCTAGCTTATTATTAATAGTAGGTATAACAGGAATCATATATTTTACTACTAGAACTAAATATGAAGTTTTATATGATAACTTAACACCAAAAGAAGCTGGAGAAATAACTAAAAAGCTAGATGAACAAGGTATAACATGGAAACAGGAAAATAAAGGAAATACCCTACTAGTTCCTACTGAAATGAGGGACAAGGCTAAAATGGATTTAGCTGTGGAAGGACTTCCAAAAGAAAGATATAGTTTTGACAATGCTTTTAGCGATATAGACTGGACTACTACTGAATTTGATAAGAAGCAAAAAATGAAATATGCATTGGAAAACTCATTAGCAAAAGATATATCAAGTATGGATGGTATAGAAAGTGCTGAAGTACATATGAAAGTTCCAGAAGATAGTGGATATGTAATAAAAGAAACAGATAAGCCTACAGCATCTGTATATCTAACACTAGATAAGAATACACCTATAAAGGTTAGCAAAATAAAAGGGATTCAGCACTTAGTAGCTAATGCAGTAGGTGGAATGGAAGCACAAGATGTTTCTATAATTGATAACAAAGGAAAGTTATTAAGTGATAACAAAGGGAACGATGAGATAGATGATTTGAATAATCAACTAGCTATTCAACAAGCTATGCAAGAAAAACTTAATACAAGTATAAAAGAGTTTTTGGAAAAAGCATTTGGTCCTGGAAATGTTGATATAAGAACTAGTATAAAAATGAATTTTGATACAGAAGTTACAAATGTAAAAGAATTTAAACCACCTATAGAGGGTTCTGAAGAAGGAATACCTAGAAGTAAAGAGGAATCAGAAGAAAGCATGGATAATGTCTCAGGTGGACAAGTTCCAGGAACAGAAACAAATGCACAAGATCAGGCACCAGAATATGTTCAAACTGAAACAGGAAGTAATAAATATAATAAAAATAACTCAACAATTAACTATGAAATAAATGAAACTAACAAACAAGTTAAAAGAGGACCTGGAGAAATAGAATCTGTAAGTGTAGCAGTTCTTATAAATGAGGATGTAATAGGGGAAGGATTAACAGATGAGAAGAAAAAAGAAATAACTAATTTAGTTTCTAATGCTACAGCTGGTGCTAGAACTGAGCAGGTTGAAGTAAGTGCTATAAGCTTTAATAATGGACAGGCGAAATCAGAAGAATCTACTGAAAGTGATGGGGGATTACCTTTGTGGGCATGGATGTTAGTAGGAGCATTAGCTCTAGCAGGAGTATCAGGAGCAGTAATTTATAGAAGAAAGAAACTACAAGAAGCAGAAGAATTAGAACAAGAAGAATTAGAGAACATAATGGAAGATACAATTTCTGAAATACCAGAAATGGAAGAAATAGATTTTGGTTCAGAGAAATCACAAATGAAAGAACAAATTTCTAAGTTTATAGATAAAAAGCCTGAAATGGTAGCTCAATTATTAAGAACTTGGCTAAATGAAGAATAGAGGTGAAACCATGTCTGGAAAACAAAAATTAAGTGGAAAAGAAAAAGCAGCAGTATTATTAATCACTCTAGGATCTCAAAAATCTGCTGAAATATTTAAACATCTTAACGAAGAAGAAATAGAAGAACTAACGTTAGAAATAGCAAATATGAGAATGGTTTCTCCTGAAGAAAAACAAATGGTGTTAGAGAACTTTTATGAATTATGCTTAGCTCAAGAATATATCTCAGAAGGTGGAGTTGGATACGCAAAAGATATTCTTGAAAAAGCATTAGGTTCAGATAAAGCAGTTGATATAATAAGCAGACTAACAGCATCATTACAAGTAAGGCCATTTGAATTTGCTAGGAAAGTAGATCCTAATCAGCTATTAAATTATATGCAAAATGAGCATCCACAAACAATAGCTCTTGTTTTAGCTTACTTAGGTTCAAGTCAATCGGCTCAGGTACTTGCAAAATTACCTACAGATAAACAAGCCGAAGTAGCAAAGAGAATAGCTACTATGGATAGAACATCTCCAGAAGTTATAAAAGAAGTAGAGAGAGTAATAGAAGCAAAATTCTCGTCAATGGTATCACAAGACTATACTACAGCTGGAGGTATAGATTCTATAGTTGCTATCTTAAATGCAGTGGATAGAGGAACTGAAAAATATATCATGGAAGAGCTAGAGTTACAAGATATAGAACTAAGTGAAGAAATTAGAAAGAGAATGTTTGTATTTGAAGACATTATTACTCTTGATAATAGATCTATACAAAGATTCATTAGAGAAATTGATAATAATCAATGGGCTATTGCTCTTAAAGGTGCAAGTGATGAAGTTAAAGAGTCTATATTTGGAAATATGTCTAAACGTTTAGTTGAAATGATTAAAGAAGACATGGAGTTCATGGGCCCTGTAAGATTAAAAGATATAGAAGAAGCTCAACAAAATATTGTTAATATAATAAGAAAACTTGAAGAAGAGGGCGAAATTGTAACTCCTAGAGGAGGAGATGAAGTAGTTGTCTAGTATAATAAAATCTTCTCAAATAGTAGAAATTAAAGATAGAACTAATGTGTATAAAGAAGCACGAAATATCATAGACGATACAAGAAAACAACAAGATGATATATTAAACAAGGCTAAAGAGGAAGCTAAACGAATCATAGAACAGACAATAGAAAAAGCAAATAACGAGTCAGAAAAGATACTACATAATGCAAATGAAGAAGCAGAGAAAATTAAAAAGAAGGCTAAAGAAACAGGATACGAAGAAGGGCACCAGGAAGGCTATGATAAAGGCTATAATAAAGGACATGATGATGGTAAAAAAGAAGGCTATGAAATTGGATATGGTGAAGGAAAAGAAATAACAGATAAATTAATAGAAGAAGCAAATGAAATAAAAAAGAACTATCTTCAAGAAAGAGATCATATATTAAAAAGTATAGAGCCAGATGTAATAGATTTAGTAATTCAGACTTGTGAAAAAATAATAAATAAAGAATTAGATGAAAAAGAGACTATAATAGATGTAATTATTAAAGGAATAAACAGTTTAAATAGTAAAGATAGTTTAGTAATTAGAGTATCAAAGGAAGATTTCAATACAGCTTTTGAATCAAGGCAACAAATACTTGCAAAAGCAAGCTTGATCGAAGATGTAGATATTAAGTTAGACGCTAACTTAATAAAGGGAGACTGTATAATAGAGTCTTCTCAAGGAAATGCAGATGTAAGTGTTGGGTTACAAGTAGAAGAGATGAAAAAAATGATAAAAGGCTTACTAAATGGTGAGTGATGTTATGGATAAAATAAATATAAAAAAATACATAAATGCTGTTAGCAATAATGACTTTATAAGATATAGTGGAAATATTACTAAAGTTACTGGATTAACTATAGAGTCTCAAGGCCCGTTTGCTAGCATAGGAGAACTATGCTACATATATCCGTTTAATAAATGTGAACCAGTTTCAGCAGAAGTTGTAGGATTTAAAGATGGAAAAATACTACTGATGCCATTTGGAGAAATGGAGGGAATGGGGCCAGGTAGTACTGTAGTTGCTAGTGGACACTCACTAAGGGTAAATGTTGGTGAAGAATTAGTTGGGAGAATATTAGATGGACTCGGAAACCCAATAGATGGGAAAGGTCCAATAAAAACTGATAAATATTACTCAGTATCTAACTCTCCTCCTAATCCACTTAATAGAAAAAAGATTTCAGAAGTATTGCCTCTTGGAGTTAAAGCTATAGATGGATTACTAACGTGCGGAAAAGGACAAAGGGTAGGAATCTTTGCAGGAAGTGGTGTTGGAAAAAGTACTCTTATGGGTATGATAGCTAGAAATGCAGAGGCAGATATAAATGTTATAGGTCTGATAGGAGAAAGGGGAAGAGAAGTTAGAGAATTCATAGAAAATGACTTAAGAGAAGAAGGACTAAAAAAATCAATAGTAGTAGTAGCAACCTCAGATCAGCCTGCTTTGGTCAGAATGAAAGGAGCACTACTTACAACTGCTATTGCTGAATACTTTAGAGATAGAGGTAATAATGTAATGATGTTAATGGATTCTTTGACGAGATTTGCAATGGCACAAAGAGAGATTGGACTAGCAATAGGTGAACCTCCTGTAACAAGGGGATATACACCTTCAGTGTTCTCTATATTTCCTAAGTTACTAGAAAGAGCAGGAGCTTCTGACAAAGGAACTATAACAGGATTATATACAGTATTAGTAGATGGTGATGATATGAATGAGCCAATTACAGATACGGTAAGGGGTATATTAGATGGACATATAGTGTTATCTAGAAAACTTGCAAGTCAAAATCATTATCCAGCAATAGATGTACTGCAAAGTGTAAGTAGGGTAATGTCAAATATATGTACTAAAGAACATGTGATATTGTCAAACCAAATTAAAGATATACTAGCAACCTATAGAGAATCAGAAGATTTAATAAATATAGGAGCATATAAGAAAGGTTCAAATAAAAAAATAGACAATGCAATTGAAGTTATAGATGAAGTACAAAACTTTTTAAAACAGGGGATACTTGATAAGTATAACTTTGAGGAAACTTGTAATATCTTAGGAAGTTTGATGAATAACAACTAATCTATTAGGAGGCTGGTTATTTGGTAAAGTTTAACTTTAGATTAGAAAAGGTACTAGAATATAAACAAACTGTTGAAGACATAAAGAAATCAGAATATGGAAAAGTAAAACAACAGTTAGAAACTGAAAAAGATAAATTAGAAAAAATAGTATCGTATAAAGAAACTATGAAGAGAAAGAGAGATGAATTGGTTCAAAGAAAAACTACTGTTAATGAGCTAAAAATATATAATTCTTTTTTAAATGATATAACAACAAAAATAATAGCTCAAAGTGATGTAGTAGAGAGAACTGAAGAGAACGTAAATATTGCTAGAGATAAATTAGTAGAGTCAACTAAGGAAAAGAAAATATTACAGAACTTAAAATCAAGAGATTTTGACATATATCAATACGACTTAAAAAGAGAAGAAGACAAACTTAATGATCAATTTGTAAGTTATAGTAGTTCTACTAATATAGTGGGGGAATAATATGCCAAGTGAAAATGAAAGAATTACTAAAAGACCTTTTAAAATTAAATCTATATTATTAACGGTATTCATTTTAATACCTCTAGCTATTATGACTTTATTATATTTTGCTAGTGATACATTTAGAGATAAGGCTAATGGTGTATTAAAAAATGCACCTATTATAGGGGGGATAATAAGTAAATATCCTACTAAGACAGAAGTAAATGATAAAGAACTATCTATAGCTAGATATTATATAGAAGAACTTGATAAAGAAAGTGCAGCAGACAAATTATACATAATAAAGAAAGATGACGCAAAAGTATATGACACTATAATAAAAAAAATGAATACAGTATCTTCTAAAAAGACACAAGATATAGTTAAAGAAATTAGAAATCTTGAATTAAGAAAAGATTTAGTATCAACTTTATATGAAGAAATTCAAACAGAAAAAGATAAAAAGGTAAAGGCAAAAGCTTCTAATTTAGAAAGTATGGGAACTAGAGCTGCTATCCATGAAATAATGGATCGGACAAGCATAGAAGAAGGTGAGCTTGAAAAGATATTTACATATTTAAGTAACAATGCAGCTGTTGAAATATTACATTATATAGATGGTGGTACAAGAAGCGAAATAATGTATAAATTATCCAATATAGATATGAAAAGAAAAAATGAGTTACAAGGTCTATTAAATGAAAAGAGAAGAAAAGAAGAAGAATTAGAAATATCAGCTCAAAATTTAGCTAAAGTTTATGGCGTAAAGGATCCTATAAAAGCTTCAGAAGAAATAGCAAATACTGAAAAGTTATCTATGGATGTACTTACAAGATTATATATGAACTTAGACCCTAAAAAGTCAGCTGAGATACTAGTTCATTCTAAAGATGAAAAATTTAATAATGAATTATTTGAGTCAATTATAAGCTTAGAAGAATTAAGGGGAGTAGATCAGTCTGTTACCGTAGATATAACAAATGTGATGAATTTTTTACAAGATTACAATAAAAAAATAGATGATTTAGTAGTTCTATATGAAAAAATGACTCCAGATAATGCAGCTAAAGCTATAGAAAAGTTATTAGAAAATAAACAAGAGGTGACTGTGTTTAGTATTAAAGAAGAAAGCGGTTATAAACTTTCTGACCATAAAATAGCAATGGAAATTCTTAAGAAAATGAAAAAACCAAAAGTATCAAAGATATTAGGAAATTTAGAACCTGCAAAAGTAGCGCAGATAACTAGAGTGTTAGCTATAGAATAGCATTTGAAAGGAGGTGAAATAAGATGATAAGTCAAGGTGTAAATATGTTTTTTAAAGATTCAGGGACTACAGTAAATTCTAACTCAAAGCAAAGTACAAGAGACTTTAAAGATGGATTTAACAAAATATTAGAGCAAAAAAGAAACAATGAATTGGGAAACAATAAAAATAAGAGTAATGCAGGATCAGTAGCTCAAATAAGTAGACCAATTATAAAAGATGAATCTAAAATAAATGACGTGAGACAGGAGTCGAATAATAACAACAACATATCAGCTACTACTGAAACAACTAACAAGACAATCACGCAAAACATAA
Protein-coding regions in this window:
- the hslV gene encoding ATP-dependent protease subunit HslV, which codes for MLKGTTIIAVKKGERTAIAGDGQVTFGDKTVMKHSAKKVRKIYNDKVVIGFAGSVSDALTLAEMLEEKLEQNGGNLKRASVELAREWRRDKVMAKLEAMLIASDKENLLVISGTGEVIEPDDGVVAIGSGGSYALAAGKALIMYSDLDISDIAKEALLIASSICVYTNNNISIEEL
- the dprA gene encoding DNA-processing protein DprA; amino-acid sequence: MDNRDTLIWLNNIRGVSNKIIEKLEKYYVDIKNIWYSSNDDILRIQGINEKTKLEIIKLKDYSYYERIMENVDKLGIKVVTIYDNNFPNRLRHIYNCPKVLYIKGDLLIEDHISIAIVGSRKVTAYGKWAAEKFATELAKIGVTTISGMAKGVDTDVHRSTIKSNGRTIAVLGSGLDVIYPKSNKNLYEEIIYNGCVMSEFPLGTQPFAYNFPQRNRIVSGLSLGVVVIEAGEKSGSLITAQHALEQGKDVFALPGNINSIYSIGTNKLIKDGAKLLLSLDDIIEEIIELKDISKKINVDNRNIIDYEELSEKEVQIFKCIQEGTIHLDMISYKTGINISSVTSILTILEIKGIIKQLPGKLFSVK
- the codY gene encoding GTP-sensing pleiotropic transcriptional regulator CodY, with the protein product MGESLLQKTRRLNKILQNSGSEPVSFEELSNTLSEILEANVYISNIKGKVLGFALHEGFDCGILQSEIVKEKRFPKEYHDELLKVSETSENIQEISECVFDQISQCPYPNKIATVIPIRSGGTRLGTLVLARFGREFTEDDLVLAEYSATVVGMEILRAKNEAIEEEARKKAVIQMAIGTLSYSELEAVEHIFKELDGNEGLLVASKIADRVGITRSVIVNALRKFESAGLIESRSLGMKGTHIKVLNNRLLDELKNLN
- the hslU gene encoding ATP-dependent protease ATPase subunit HslU; translated protein: MKELTPKQIVSELDKYIIGQKNAKKSVAIALRNRYRRSLLDEEFQEEVKPKNILMVGPTGVGKTEIARRLSKLVKAPFVKIEATKFTEVGYVGRDVDSMIRDLVEISIRMIKTEKIEEVYDKARKLADDKIVEILIPSSPKKNNFNNPLEAFFSSSLNNSEDNTEDTNNFNIQQQRKEFKERLLNNELDNQIIEIEVEENRNNAMDMLGGAGLEELNINFNDLFGGLIPTKLKKRKVTIKEARKIIADQEAQKLIDMDDVTTLGIKRAEEHGIIFIDEIDKIAVKGSSSGPDVSREGVQRDILPIVEGCTVMTKYGPVRTDHVLFIAAGAFHVAKTTDLIPEIQGRFPIRVVLENLTEENFKEILVKPQNALTKQYELLLRTEGINIKFSDNSLDEIAKIAFILNQESENIGARRLHTLLEQLLEDISFEAPDIENKDIIIDENYVRQKLNPNIQGKDVSKYII
- the topA gene encoding type I DNA topoisomerase, translated to MAKSLVIVESPAKAKTISKFLGRNYKVKASVGHVRDLPKSKLGINIDEYFEPEYITIRGKGPVIKELKSEAKKVDKVFLATDPDREGEAISWHLANILQIDDSEQVRIEFNEITKNAIQNAIKKPRKINKDLVDAQQARRVLDRLVGYKISPLLWKKVKKGLSAGRVQSIATKLVCDREKEIEQFEPKEYWTIDATLSKGKSKYVASFYGKKTNNKEEKVELSTKEQVDDIISLVSKEKFIVEDVKKGKRKRNPYLPYTTSSLQQDAHKRIGFSTKKTMIIAQQLYEGIDVKGEGSIGLISYIRTDSTRISEEAIKNVKEFVNNEYGKEYVSTEKRKSKKKDIQDAHEAIRPTSVFRTPESIKESLSKDQYKLYKLIWDRFVASQMSPALYETLTIKISAGDYIFKCSGSKIVFEGFLKVYNITDEDKDIILPDLKVGEESKLIKLDPKQHFTQPPPRYTEASLVKTLEELGIGRPSTYAPTISTILSRGYVVLEKKSFVPTELGSLVTDLLIDYFKNIINEEFTADMEESLDKIEEGELEWKKVIESFYNNFKKDLEIAENEISKIEIKEEETDVLCEKCGRNMVVKLGRYGKFLACPGYPECKNAKPFVEDLGIDCPKCDGKIVERRSKKGRKFFGCSNYPECDFVSWDKPIDEKCPKCNNLLMEKNTKKGKTIKCINNECDYKKQTD